A window from Salvia miltiorrhiza cultivar Shanhuang (shh) chromosome 2, IMPLAD_Smil_shh, whole genome shotgun sequence encodes these proteins:
- the LOC131008567 gene encoding pentatricopeptide repeat-containing protein At5g61990, mitochondrial yields the protein MHTLIRCQRRIINKTRLSFQSHHSSHTSPQIEAAAAEICKILKHNNWQFLLESSHLPQDLNPEVVHSVLQKSHFSLNPRRLIDFFDWSNRHLGTAQKLHSYSLLALILCSSNLYGPAITVLTKVAEARVPASDILDSILKLCNESERFRSRGIVFELLIDVYRKKGMWNEALAVFLGVKGHSFGISLLCCNSLLKDLLRCGRMESFWKVYGGMLDMRISLDVYTYVSVITAHCKVGNLREAKRVLTEMEENGCNPNLIAYNIVIKGLCRSGAIDDALQLKMAMAEKGLAPDQYTFSVFIDGFCQHKRASEAKLILEEMYEKGLNPDHIAYTAVINGFMKECAVDEAFRIKDLMVSRGIKLNLLTYNAIIHGLCNIGNMEKAESLVHEMIKLGINPETQTYNYLIYGHSRERNMEKVSKVLVWMNERNLAPSTYTFNAIIDELSHTGHLEQAHFLLSNITERGITPNIVSYTTIMKGYMKEGKYEEGMRILDDMWQKGIAPDVSCYDSIISGLSKAKRMDEAQTCLIAMGKKGVKPNAYTFGALISGYTEIGEMEIAKRYFLEMLDQGIAPDLHNYTSVIDGLCRNGGIEQAFSIFNIMLERRLLPDMHIYSVLIIGLSKNGKLVEAMRIFSCFCDKGSVPDAYVYTSLISGFCKQGDMPKAFSLCNEMSQKGITPNIVTYNALISGLFRSGDVERAKELFAGLPGNGLTPNKVTYATMIDGCCKSADLNEAFRLFEKMQLKAVPADGFVYNSLLNGCCKNGDTQKALSLFNEMKERGIASILTFNTMIDGFCKSGDLTKAVELIEDMVDKKIMPNHVTFTIIISHYSKMGDMEKAEELLSEMGKRNILPTNLTYTSLLHGYRKIGDWSKMLVLFEDLVAKGIEPDEVVYKLMIDAFCEGGNLDKALKDWNELLGNGVLKGKVSEILIGAWCGDGDISAVRALLAKMSEQGYKPSVTTCSILAYGLQRVGYKEELHEVIDAMVSYGWVPPSMSLIDLVNQYQRQDILSDHPVQQASGVACQI from the coding sequence ATGCATACACTCATCAGGTGTCAACGCCGCATAATCAACAAAACTCGGCTCTCCTTTCAATCCCACCACTCTTCTCACACCTCTCCACAGATTGAAGCCGCAGCTGCTGAAATCTGCAAGATTCTCAAGCACAACAACTGGCAATTTCTGTTGGAATCGTCGCATTTGCCACAAGACTTGAATCCAGAGGTGGTCCATTCGGTGCTGCAAAAAAGCCATTTTTCGCTTAATCCGCGGCGCCTTATTGATTTCTTCGACTGGTCGAATCGCCATCTGGGTACTGCTCAGAAACTCCATTCTTATTCGCTTCTTGCATTGATTTTGTGTAGTTCCAATCTTTATGGACCTGCCATAACTGTGCTCACCAAAGTGGCCGAGGCCCGGGTTCCTGCGTCCGATATCCTTGACTCGATTCTGAAACTTTGCAATGAATCTGAAAGGTTTAGATCGAGGGGGATAGTGTTTGAATTGTTGATAGATGTTTATAGGAAAAAGGGCATGTGGAATGAAGCTCTTGCTGTGTTTTTGGGCGTTAAGGGCCATAGTTTTGGGATCAGTTTGTTGTGTTGTAATTCTCTGTTGAAGGATTTGTTGAGGTGTGGGAGAATGGAGTCGTTTTGGAAGGTTTATGGGGGAATGTTGGATATGAGAATTAGTTTAGATGTTTATACATATGTGAGTGTTATTACGGCTCACTGCAAGGTTGGGAATCTAAGAGAGGCTAAAAGGGTTCTTACAGAGATGGAAGAGAATGGCTGTAATCCGAACTTGATTGCTTATAACATCGTTATCAAAGGGTTATGCAGAAGTGGTGCCATTGATGATGCCTTGCAGCTGAAGATGGCAATGGCTGAGAAGGGGTTGGCTCCTGATCAATATACTTTCTCAGTATTTATTGACGGGTTTTGCCAGCACAAGAGAGCTTCTGAGGCAAAGTTAATTTTGGAAGAGATGTATGAGAAAGGCTTAAACCCTGATCATATTGCTTACACAGCCGTGATTAATGGGTTCATGAAAGAGTGTGCTGTGGATGAGGCCTTTCGGATCAAGGATCTAATGGTTTCACGAGGCATTAAGTTGAATTTGTTAACTTATAATGCTATTATACATGGTCTTTGCAACATCGGTAACATGGAGAAGGCAGAAAGTCTAGTACATGAGATGATTAAATTAGGAATAAACCCTGAAACTCAGACATACAATTATCTGATTTACGGGCATAGTCGAGAGCGTAATATGGAGAAGGTCTCGAAAGTTCTGGTTTGGATGAATGAAAGAAACTTGGCACCTTCAACATACACCTTTAATGCTATAATAGATGAATTAAGTCACACAGGACATCTTGAACAAGCCCATTTTTTATTGAGCAATATAACTGAAAGAGGTATCACGCCTAATATTGTTAGTTACACTACCATTATGAAAGGTTACATGAAAGAAGGTAAATATGAAGAGGGAATGAGGATTTTGGATGATATGTGGCAGAAAGGCATTGCTCCTGATGTTTCCTGCTATGATTCTATAATTAGTGGTCTTAGCAAAGCCAAAAGGATGGATGAGGCACAGACTTGTCTCATTGCAATGGGGAAGAAGGGAGTGAAACCAAATGCCTATACAtttggggcattgatttcaggATACACAGAGATTGGTGAGATGGAGATTGCAAAAAGATACTTTTTGGAAATGCTCGATCAAGGTATCGCTCCTGATCTTCATAATTATACATCTGTGATTGATGGCCTCTGCAGAAATGGGGGCATAGAACAAGCTTTTTCCATATTTAATATTATGCTGGAACGACGTCTACTTCCAGATATGCACATTTACAGTGTGCTTATAATTGGCCTTTCAAAGAATGGGAAATTGGTAGAAGCAATGAGAATCTTCTCCTGCTTCTGTGATAAGGGGTCGGTCCCTGATGCTTATGTTTACACTTCTCTCATTTCTGGTTTTTGTAAGCAAGGTGATATGCCGAAGGCTTTCAGTCTTTGCAATGAGATGTCTCAAAAAGGTATAACTCCTAACATAGTCACTTATAATGCCTTGATATCCGGGCTGTTTAGATCAGGTGATGTAGAGAGAGCCAAGGAACTATTTGCTGGACTGCCTGGTAATGGTTTGACACCAAACAAAGTTACATATGCTACAATGATTGACGGGTGCTGCAAGTCTGCGGATTTAAATGAAGCATTTCGTTTGTTTGAAAAGATGCAACTTAAGGCTGTTCCAGCTGATGGGTTTGTTTACAATTCTCTTCTCAATGGATGTTGCAAAAATGGTGATACGCAAAAGGCATTGTCTctatttaatgaaatgaaagAGAGGGGGATAGCATCCATACTTACATTCAACACAATGATTGATGGTTTTTGTAAGTCAGGAGATTTGACCAAAGCAGTTGAGTTGATTGAAGATATGGTTGACAAGAAAATCATGCCTAATCATGTGACCTTCACAATTATAATCAGTCACTACAGCAAGATGGGTGATATGGAAAAAGCAGAGGAGCTGCTTTCAGAGATGGGAAAGAGGAATATACTGCCGACAAATCTAACATACACTTCCCTTTTGCATGGTTACAGAAAAATAGGGGACTGGTCCAAGATGTTAGTTTTATTTGAGGACTTGGTGGCAAAGGGTATTGAGCCTGATGAAGTGGTGTACAAACTGATGATTGATGCATTCTGTGAAGGTGGGAATTTGGATAAAGCGCTAAAGGACTGGAATGAACTTTTGGGCAATGGTGTATTAAAAGGAAAGGTTAGTGAAATACTGATAGGAGCATGGTGTGGAGATGGAGATATATCCGCAGTACGAGCATTACTTGCAAAAATGAGCGAGCAAGGGTATAAGCCTAGTGTTACTACATGCAGTATCTTGGCCTATGGTTTGCAAAGAGTAGGATACAAAGAAGAACTGCATGAAGTTATTGATGCTATGGTGAGCTATGGCTGGGTTCCTCCATCAATGAGTTTAATTGACTTGGTCAACCAATATCAACGACAAGATATCCTAAGTGATCATCCCGTGCAACAAGCATCTGGCGTGGCTTGTCAGATTTAA